The following is a genomic window from Solanum lycopersicum chromosome 6, SLM_r2.1.
TGTGCTGTTGGAAAGTAGTGAATATCCAGAACGAATAGGAGAGCCTACATGCCAGGTAACTCTATTTCTCTTCCTGAGATTGTTCGTGTTTGATCAAGTATGTGTGTCCTTcatttctgttttttcttttcattatgtGGATAGAATATTGATTTAATGTGTGATGAATGGATAATTTCTGTTTGCAGTACTATCTAAGAACAGCAACCTGTAAATTTGGTGCATCATGCAAGTTCCACCATCCAAGAAACTTAGGTGGATCGTTGAGCAATATATCACTAAATGTTTATGGATACCCATTACATCCGGTAATTGATCTGTTGTGTCGTATCATGTATGTATGCGTTTGTGTTTTCTACCAATAAGGTTATCTAAGATCTCTTGAACTTCATCAATTGCAACAGGAGGAAAGAGAATGCTCCTATTATTTGAAAACGGGGCAATGCAAATTTGGTATAACATGTAAATTCCATCATCCTGACCATGCTGAGGTATCAGCGCCAGTGACTGCACGTCCATTTTATCCAACATCGCCTTCTCTTCCTGTTCCTCCTGAAGAATATAACAGTACATCAACTAGCTCTAGAGTAGCAGGACCTCAACTCTTACCCGGTCCTTATGTACCTGGTACTTATGGTCCAGTTTTGCTTCACCCAGGAGTGGTGACCATTCAGAACTGGAGCACTTACTCGGTAATGATAGAGATATTCTCTCAATCAACATTCTGATATGACTTAAATAATAATCTTATGGGGTGATTAATTTGCTTTTTTGCAGGGACCAGTGAGTCCTGCACTTTCTCCTGGTGCTCAACCCTCTGCTGGGATGGCAACTATTTATGGGATGCCACAACTAGCATCTTCTACGGCTGCCTTTGCAGCACCTTACTCTCCGTTACACTCTGCTGCTGGCCCTTCAAGCAGTGCACTGAGAGAAAATCGTTTTCCAGAAAGACCAGGCCAACCAGTATGTCAATATTACATGAAAACTGGGGACTGTAAATTTGGATCGTCCTGTAAATTTCATCATCCTGCTGACTGGATTGCATCAAAGACAGATTGTACTTTCAGTCCCTTAGGCCTTCCTTTGCGTCCGGTATGACCAATATCCTTCGTTCTCCCTTTTGTTTGACTTGGCATCACTAATTAATAATCCAATATGGATACTCTGTGATGGACATTGTTGTTCATCTGGTCCTGCCTGAAAATTGAGATCATGTCAAGACTTATTATGCTGCTGGATGCATTGTGATTTGGAAGATTTTGTATGCATGCTGTCCTTTGCTTGCCTTCCGCTTGGTTGTTTACCGAATTCAAGAAGTATTAGTTTATTGAATCTATATTCACGGTTCTTCTTGGAGCTATGGAGATACTTGCCTATTGCATGCTCTGTGCCATGTAGAGAAACTGCAAAAGGGCAGTCTGACTTCTCTTATCTGTTCTGCAGCAGTCTCTGTTCAAACTTGCGTTTGAAATTATAGCTGGACCCTATGACTTATTAGGCTGCTGTTAGTTATCAGTCCCATGAAATGAAAACATAATTTGTTACAATTTGAAAATGTCACGATATCTAGCGTTAATGCCTGTCCCTACAGATTACAAACAGTTGAAATTTTGCAATTGTCTAATTTTCAAATGCCAAAATGATGGCAGCATATCTTCCAACTTCAGAACACTAGAGATGTCAGTCTCCTTGGATTGTTCCAGTATAAGCAAGCATGCTTGTTATCATCTTAAGTCTGATACAAGAATACTTCTTTCTGTTTCTTTCTTGGAAGAAGTGTAAATTCCTCTCCTTTCTTTCAGgctgtttttttaattatcctTGTAGTTTCTAGTACACTCGTCTGCTTGTATAACTATTAAAAGGGTTACTGTGTTGTTTTTCTCTGGCTTATGAATGCAGGCTTCAAAGGTTTCATTATCGGTGTACATTTTATGTATTTCTTATATCCTCCTTTGTCTAGCTGAGTTTTAACATATCTGAACCTTTACGGAAACTTTTACATATTTGAGCTAGAAGATAGCATCTTGTTATATGATCTTTCTTGAGTCTGTAGTATTGCTGTGTGTGTAACTCGTTACCTGTTTGGATACTCGACTAAATTTCATTCTGAAAGCAGGGGGTGCAGTCTTGTTCCTTTTACATGCAAAGAGGATTCTGCAAATTTGGTGGCACATGTAAATTCGATCATCCTATGGGAACAGTACGATATAGTCCATCAGCTTCTTCTCTTCCTGATATACCGAATGCCCCTTAGATGTCGGGATCTTCCCTTACTTTGGCTCCTATTTCATCGCCAGAGTAACAACCCGGATTTGTTACAGGATCCAAGGCGGATCCCTTCTCATAGTGCAGCATCTGGTACTTCTTCAATCCCGAATATGCAACTGTTGAGTCGGGGAAGTTGGCCAGTGAAGTTAATGTAAACATCAAGCCTTATTTAATGCTTTCCTGGTAATTTCTGTATATTTATCAACAATAAATAGCTTaatgttttcttctttaaaattgAAGTATCTCCTCATTGTCTCATTTTATCAATGGTATGAAGTTGCAACTTATCCAAATATAggaatttgtcattatttggaCCAATTAGGTTGCGGCCCTACCCCCACCCTGCTTAAACGCGGGATGCTTTCTGCGCCAGAGACTTTTCAGTAGAGTAAGAGATGAAGCAAATTAAGATGCATCTCTATCACCACAAGATACTCTCTGTCCCTTAGTTTTGATCTATATAAATCTCTGTTAGTTTCTTTAGAACTAAGGGATTGCTTGGTAGagtatattaacaaaaataatgcatgcGTAACTCTGTGTATTAGTCATATCTTGTTTGGTACATTTTTTCATGCTATGTACTCTATTGTGTATAGACTTCTACGTGTTGCTAATGCATGTTTTAGCACGGTAAAAGACTCTATTGCcccttataatattttttttttacgtctttttcatcataattatgaagggtattttagaaataaatatttttatgagacATGCTATTTTTAATACATCAGATTAATCAAAGGATTAGAAATGAAATAAGCTATGTATAACTGATGTAAGCATTactaattcaaaaattataactgtaagtattaataatatattctatttaacAACTTTATTTGTATACACTACCAAGTGCTAACGATGCTAATGATGATTGAGGTAGAAGAGGAAACTTTAAATGCAAGGAGtacatagacatgaatattttACCGTAATGTGTTTAGGTCAACGGTAAACTCTTGACAGTAAATAATTTTCATGATTTGTTTTGATATTcgataagaataataaaaaaggaaatataataGAATAAAAGAGTACTCAACTTGGTTAAAATTGAGGCACATCTCAGACCCTAGTGATCAAAGAATATTGAATCTCAAggttataaaaacaaaaaatattggaTAAGCTCTTATCTTTTTCCACATCATCTGAAGATCCTCTAAGTTCTCTaccaataataatcatattgcTATAACATTACGttgattttgtttaatttttcaacATATCAATAATGCTTTA
Proteins encoded in this region:
- the LOC101250699 gene encoding zinc finger CCCH domain-containing protein 32, which codes for MELYGGSHSDRQSEWVPVGPETGLEESMRRLGLWRREPYPERSGTSNCSFYMRTGSCGYGAKCRYNHPPDRSSVGAVLLESSEYPERIGEPTCQYYLRTATCKFGASCKFHHPRNLGGSLSNISLNVYGYPLHPEERECSYYLKTGQCKFGITCKFHHPDHAEVSAPVTARPFYPTSPSLPVPPEEYNSTSTSSRVAGPQLLPGPYVPGTYGPVLLHPGVVTIQNWSTYSGPVSPALSPGAQPSAGMATIYGMPQLASSTAAFAAPYSPLHSAAGPSSSALRENRFPERPGQPVCQYYMKTGDCKFGSSCKFHHPADWIASKTDCTFSPLGLPLRPGVQSCSFYMQRGFCKFGGTCKFDHPMGTVRYSPSASSLPDIPNAP